TAAAGGACAGCGTATTGGTATTTTCTCCGGCTCAGGTGTAGGCAAGAGTACCTTACTCGGCATGATCGCGAGAAATGCACAAGCGGATGTAAACGTCATCGGGCTGATTGGGGAACGTGGTCGCGAAGTCCAGGAGTTCATTGTGGACAACCTCGGCCCCGAAGGCCTCAAGCGTTCCGTCGTTGTTGCTGTGACGGGCGACCAGGCTGCAATGCACCGCGTAAAGGGTGCAAGCATTACAATGGCCATCGCAGAATTTTTCCGGGACCTTGGAAAAGATGTCCTGCTGATGATGGACTCCGTTACGCGTGTGGCAATGGCGCAACGTGAAATTGGACTTGCCATTGGTGAGCCGCCAACCACCCGTGGGTATACGCCCAGCGTTTTTGCCATGCTTCCCCGGTTACTGGAACGCGCCGGCCCGGGCGCCAAAGGAACCATCACAGGAATCTTCACCGTGCTCATCGATAACGATGACATGAATGATCCCGTTGGGGATGCTGTAAGGGGGATTTTGGACGGCCATATTGTGCTGTCCCGAAAACTAGCCCAGGCCAACCATTATCCCGCAATTGATGTTTTAGAGAGCGTTAGCAGGCTTATGCCCCGCATTAGTACGGAGGAGCAGCAAGCAATTGCACACCGGTGCCGGCGCTTGCTGGCAACGTACCGCGGCTCAGAAGATCTTATCCGAATTGGTGCTTATGAAAGCGGGACTGATCCCGAAACAGACCTCGCGATCAAAGCCAATAGCACCATAAACAACTTCCTGCAGCAAAGCATCGATGAAAAGATCACGGAAGATCCATCGAAGGTTTTGACGCAACTCTTACAAACCAGTCTCGCTTCACGGTAACGGTTACGTTACGATTTGGCGAGGCATTTGCTCTTGAACAAAATGTGATTCTAGTGACGCCGTAACG
The genomic region above belongs to Bacteroidota bacterium and contains:
- a CDS encoding FliI/YscN family ATPase; the encoded protein is MHYIQHCLESIRSNPPRTLSFGKVQSVIGLLVEASEVNAAVGELCFIYEGNDPQCRRIKAEVVGVRGNTSILMPMETTVGLKAGCLVERSSIPLTIQVGEALLGRVIDANGHPIDNKGPILLDKVQRVHREPPSPMERSMINTTLPTGTKAIDAFLTLGKGQRIGIFSGSGVGKSTLLGMIARNAQADVNVIGLIGERGREVQEFIVDNLGPEGLKRSVVVAVTGDQAAMHRVKGASITMAIAEFFRDLGKDVLLMMDSVTRVAMAQREIGLAIGEPPTTRGYTPSVFAMLPRLLERAGPGAKGTITGIFTVLIDNDDMNDPVGDAVRGILDGHIVLSRKLAQANHYPAIDVLESVSRLMPRISTEEQQAIAHRCRRLLATYRGSEDLIRIGAYESGTDPETDLAIKANSTINNFLQQSIDEKITEDPSKVLTQLLQTSLASR